A genomic region of Mitsuaria sp. 7 contains the following coding sequences:
- a CDS encoding TlpA disulfide reductase family protein: MNEAVAIGPLVLPWAFLHLCVAVAASLVIATFLARRRGQDAGPLLWRSLWVAIVFARLGFLYQYKELYVEHPLSILNLRDGGWSPEIGIIAMWMYATFQLRNVPAMRLSASVPLALGTAIVIAGQIQLAMRPATEPLPTLSFQQLNGDAIDLAALRGRPVLINLWATWCGPCIREMPMLAQAQRDRPDVRFVFINQGEDAAHVAKWLGQQRLTLSNVAIDERRQASAVFKQVGYPTTLLFDASGKLVGKRTGELSQPALEAMLRQLR, translated from the coding sequence GCACCTGTGCGTGGCGGTGGCCGCGTCGCTGGTGATCGCCACCTTCCTCGCGCGCAGGCGCGGGCAGGACGCGGGACCGCTGCTGTGGCGCAGCCTCTGGGTCGCCATCGTGTTCGCGCGGCTCGGTTTCCTCTACCAGTACAAGGAGCTGTACGTCGAGCACCCGCTCAGCATCCTCAACCTGCGCGACGGTGGCTGGTCGCCCGAGATCGGCATCATCGCGATGTGGATGTATGCGACCTTCCAGCTGCGGAACGTGCCGGCGATGCGGCTCTCGGCGAGCGTACCGCTGGCGCTGGGCACGGCGATCGTGATCGCGGGGCAGATCCAGCTCGCCATGCGGCCTGCGACCGAACCGCTGCCGACACTGAGCTTCCAGCAATTGAACGGCGACGCCATCGATCTCGCCGCGCTGCGCGGGAGGCCCGTGCTGATCAACCTGTGGGCGACCTGGTGCGGACCCTGCATCCGCGAGATGCCGATGCTCGCGCAGGCGCAGCGCGACCGACCCGACGTGCGCTTCGTCTTCATCAACCAGGGCGAGGACGCGGCCCACGTCGCGAAGTGGCTGGGCCAGCAACGCCTGACCCTGAGCAACGTCGCCATCGACGAACGTCGTCAGGCCAGCGCGGTGTTCAAGCAGGTGGGATATCCCACCACCCTGCTCTTCGACGCATCGGGGAAGCTCGTCGGCAAGCGCACCGGAGAACTGTCGCAGCCGGCGTTGGAAGCGATGTTGAGGCAGCTGCGATGA
- a CDS encoding demethoxyubiquinone hydroxylase family protein has translation MSGQGLAGCYAAGRIHQTLEKPRMTASPGVRDTRRMDLTVVSLRDGETLGDRFLKVNHAGEHGAVHIYAGQILMARVTARSMLPALRDFKAHEEGHRAIFWGELQRRGRPRCRSYWPCALGGVVLGLVTGLLGRRAIAATTVAVERVVLTHLDAQVACLQGNDEAAVSAIGAIVAEEREHCDAFADELGEGSLWVKLLTPVVAASTKTVIWLGLRL, from the coding sequence GTGAGCGGGCAGGGACTCGCCGGATGTTACGCGGCGGGTCGAATCCACCAGACCCTGGAGAAACCGCGCATGACGGCGTCACCGGGCGTGCGCGACACTCGCCGGATGGATCTCACTGTTGTCTCCTTGCGCGACGGCGAAACGCTCGGCGATCGCTTCCTGAAGGTCAACCATGCGGGGGAGCACGGCGCCGTGCACATCTACGCGGGGCAGATCCTGATGGCGCGTGTCACGGCACGCTCGATGCTCCCCGCGTTGCGCGATTTCAAGGCGCATGAAGAGGGTCACCGGGCGATCTTCTGGGGCGAGCTGCAGCGACGAGGACGACCGCGCTGCCGCAGCTACTGGCCGTGTGCTCTCGGCGGCGTCGTCCTAGGTCTCGTGACCGGTCTGCTCGGCCGCCGGGCGATCGCGGCGACGACGGTCGCCGTCGAGCGGGTCGTGCTGACGCATCTCGACGCCCAGGTCGCGTGTCTGCAAGGCAACGATGAAGCGGCTGTCAGTGCCATCGGCGCGATCGTGGCCGAGGAGCGGGAGCATTGCGATGCCTTCGCCGATGAACTCGGAGAAGGCTCGTTGTGGGTCAAGTTGCTGACGCCGGTCGTGGCCGCATCGACGAAGACGGTCATCTGGCTCGGCTTGCGTCTGTGA
- a CDS encoding GNAT family N-acetyltransferase yields MTAFTTAAFDDPKPGLAALVDAGLDQHNEAFGDHGAFDGQHGLSSAAYDAGGRVIGGAVGRTLGRCCELKQLWVDAAHRGAGVGGAVVRAFEQRAIGRGCDTFYLSTFSFQARPFYERLGYAVQLEIPGHGVAGSKFFMVKKLPG; encoded by the coding sequence ATGACCGCCTTCACCACCGCCGCCTTCGACGATCCCAAGCCGGGTCTGGCCGCCCTGGTCGACGCCGGTCTCGACCAGCACAACGAGGCCTTCGGCGATCACGGCGCCTTCGACGGTCAGCATGGCCTGTCGAGCGCCGCCTACGACGCCGGCGGCCGCGTGATCGGCGGCGCGGTCGGGCGCACGCTGGGGCGCTGCTGCGAGCTCAAGCAGCTCTGGGTCGATGCGGCGCATCGCGGTGCCGGCGTCGGTGGCGCCGTCGTCCGCGCCTTCGAGCAGCGCGCGATCGGGCGCGGCTGCGACACCTTCTACCTCAGCACCTTCAGCTTCCAGGCCCGCCCGTTCTATGAGCGCCTCGGCTACGCGGTGCAACTGGAGATCCCAGGCCACGGCGTGGCGGGCTCCAAGTTCTTCATGGTGAAGAAGCTGCCCGGCTGA
- a CDS encoding DJ-1/PfpI family protein: protein MNTPTRTVHLYLFEGFADWEAAYAVAGINTPEFQKTPGDWQVKTVAAAGANLTRSMGGLSVMPDIRLSTLFPDDSELLILPGGAGWDKGEHMEAAKKAQEFLDAGKRVAAICGATAGLARLGVLDDRQHTSNALSYLKGVEEYAGSDRYVDEPVVSDRGLLTAGGMSALDFARAIFETLDIYEPDTLEAWYQLNKTGKSAYFAKMAQAAEGR from the coding sequence ATGAACACCCCTACCCGCACCGTCCATCTCTACCTCTTCGAAGGCTTCGCCGACTGGGAGGCCGCCTATGCGGTCGCGGGCATCAACACGCCCGAATTCCAGAAGACGCCCGGCGACTGGCAGGTGAAGACCGTCGCCGCCGCCGGCGCCAATTTGACGCGCTCGATGGGCGGCCTGTCGGTGATGCCCGACATCCGCCTGTCGACGCTGTTCCCCGACGACAGCGAGCTGCTGATCCTCCCCGGCGGCGCCGGCTGGGACAAGGGCGAGCACATGGAAGCCGCGAAGAAGGCCCAGGAGTTCCTCGACGCCGGCAAGCGGGTCGCCGCGATCTGCGGCGCGACGGCGGGCCTCGCGCGGCTCGGCGTGCTCGACGACCGGCAGCACACGAGCAATGCCTTGTCCTATCTGAAGGGCGTCGAGGAATACGCCGGCAGCGACCGCTACGTCGACGAGCCCGTCGTGTCGGACCGCGGCCTGCTCACCGCGGGCGGCATGTCGGCGCTGGACTTCGCGCGCGCGATCTTCGAGACGCTCGACATCTACGAGCCCGACACGCTCGAGGCCTGGTACCAGCTCAACAAGACCGGCAAGTCGGCGTACTTCGCGAAGATGGCGCAGGCGGCCGAAGGGCGCTGA
- a CDS encoding VWA domain-containing protein: MSTSDADRLRRWRLVLGGEAEESCGALGGDAMEMDQALSALYGDGGGLGDDRRGGRGNSAPRVARWLGDIRKYFPSSVVQVMQKDALERLNLRDMLLQPEMLQGVQPDVHLVANLMALSRVIPAGTKDTARRVVRQVVDELMKRLEEPMRAAVTGALDRSQRNRRPRLSEIDWHRTIRANLRHWQPELRTVIPETLHGYGRKARRPQREVVLCIDQSGSMANSVVYSSIFGAVLASLPAVSTKLVVFDTAVVDMTEQLDDPVDLLFGVQLGGGTDINGAVAYCQSLIREPRNTIFVLISDLYEGGVEPQLLRRAASLVESGVQCVALLALSDEGAPAYDRPLAAKLAALGVPSFACTPDAFPGLMAAAIRRDDIGAWAAGQGIVTAAKGA; this comes from the coding sequence ATGAGTACGAGCGATGCGGATCGCCTGCGCCGCTGGCGCCTGGTGCTAGGCGGCGAAGCCGAGGAGAGCTGCGGCGCCTTGGGCGGCGATGCGATGGAGATGGACCAGGCGCTGAGCGCGCTGTACGGCGACGGCGGCGGCCTGGGCGACGACCGCCGCGGCGGTCGCGGCAACTCGGCGCCGCGCGTGGCGCGCTGGCTGGGCGACATCCGGAAGTACTTCCCGAGTTCCGTCGTGCAGGTGATGCAGAAGGACGCGCTGGAACGGTTGAATCTGCGCGACATGCTGCTGCAGCCCGAGATGCTGCAAGGCGTGCAGCCGGACGTGCACCTGGTCGCGAACCTCATGGCCCTGTCGCGGGTGATCCCGGCGGGAACGAAGGACACCGCGCGCCGCGTCGTGCGTCAGGTCGTCGACGAGTTGATGAAGCGGCTCGAGGAACCGATGCGCGCGGCGGTGACCGGCGCGCTCGACCGCAGCCAGCGAAACCGCCGGCCTCGGCTGTCGGAGATCGACTGGCACCGGACGATACGCGCCAACCTGCGGCACTGGCAGCCGGAACTGCGCACGGTGATCCCGGAGACGCTGCACGGCTACGGTCGCAAGGCGCGGCGTCCGCAGCGCGAGGTGGTGCTGTGCATCGACCAGAGCGGGTCGATGGCGAACTCGGTCGTCTACTCGAGCATCTTCGGCGCGGTGCTCGCATCGCTGCCGGCGGTGAGCACGAAGCTGGTCGTCTTCGACACGGCGGTCGTCGACATGACCGAGCAGCTCGACGATCCGGTCGATCTGCTGTTCGGCGTCCAGCTGGGCGGCGGGACTGACATCAACGGCGCGGTGGCGTATTGCCAATCGCTGATCCGCGAGCCGCGCAACACGATCTTCGTGCTGATCTCCGATCTGTACGAGGGCGGCGTCGAGCCGCAGCTGCTGCGCCGCGCGGCGTCCCTGGTCGAGAGCGGCGTGCAATGCGTGGCCTTGCTCGCGCTCAGCGACGAGGGCGCGCCGGCCTACGACCGCCCGCTCGCGGCCAAGCTGGCGGCACTGGGCGTGCCGTCCTTCGCGTGCACGCCGGACGCCTTCCCGGGCCTGATGGCCGCGGCGATCCGCCGCGATGACATCGGTGCGTGGGCGGCGGGGCAGGGCATCGTGACGGCGGCCAAAGGCGCTTGA
- a CDS encoding DUF5682 family protein, which translates to MSDPVHYFGVRHHGPGCARSLLAAFEALKPDCVLIEGPPEADGLVAAVLDPAMAPPVALLTHGVEESGRAVYHPFASFSPEWQALRWAGLAGVPVRFIDLPVGISLALEKAREEEATQPTAEPTPEPTPESTPESTEPDSTDESAGRSARRGDPLDWLARAAGYADGETWWNHMVEERGDGEDLFAAISEAMTTLRAESGDDETLDPRTPRARREAMREAHMRQCIRAARKEGFERIAVVCGAWHLGGLRAEVTAKADQALLKGLPKLKVTSTWVPWTYRHLARASGYGAGIHSPGWYEHLWLSGQEGPDGERRPRAIGWLARVARLMRERDLDCSSAHLIEAARLADTLAALRQRPAPGLDELHEATRTVMTLGDDAVLGFIRDELVIGDQLGSVPADVPTVPLQRDLEQLQKSLRMKPEATQKTLDLDLRQPNDLARSHLLHRLRLIDLPWGEIARTGKSSRGTFHEIWTLQWQPEFALRLIEASRWGQSVAHAATTAVAERCGQSATLAALAELVDRVLLADLPDAVTIASRALQDHAAITGDADQLLGALPPLANVFRYGNVRQTDAAMVGDVFDGLVTRAAISLPLMGDSLDEAASEQVRDRLLGAQAAVRLRDPGRQSEPSTQWRAAVAQLAGREGAHALLRGLCTRLLLDDGLITADDAGTAISLQLSRAAEPARAAAWLDGFLNRNAVVLLHHDGVWPLVDAWLSGLDDEHFIRVLPLVRRTFAHFDAGERRDLGQRAARKGGGAGAVTASAEWDEARAALPLPLLRLMLGVDA; encoded by the coding sequence ATGAGCGATCCGGTCCATTACTTCGGCGTGCGGCACCACGGCCCGGGCTGCGCGCGCAGCCTGCTGGCCGCGTTCGAGGCGCTGAAGCCCGACTGCGTGCTGATCGAGGGTCCGCCCGAGGCGGATGGCCTCGTCGCCGCCGTGCTCGATCCCGCGATGGCGCCGCCGGTCGCGCTGCTGACGCACGGCGTGGAGGAATCGGGCCGCGCGGTCTACCACCCGTTCGCGAGCTTCTCGCCGGAGTGGCAGGCCTTGCGTTGGGCAGGACTCGCCGGCGTGCCGGTCCGCTTCATCGATCTGCCGGTCGGTATCTCGCTTGCGTTGGAGAAGGCGAGGGAAGAAGAGGCTACGCAGCCGACCGCGGAACCGACGCCGGAACCGACGCCGGAATCCACACCGGAATCGACGGAGCCTGATTCCACGGATGAGTCGGCCGGGCGCTCGGCGCGTCGCGGCGATCCGCTGGACTGGCTCGCGCGCGCGGCCGGCTACGCCGATGGCGAGACCTGGTGGAACCACATGGTCGAGGAGCGGGGCGACGGCGAAGACCTGTTCGCCGCGATCTCGGAGGCGATGACGACGCTGCGCGCCGAGTCCGGCGACGACGAGACCCTCGATCCCCGGACGCCGCGCGCCCGCCGCGAGGCGATGCGCGAGGCCCACATGCGCCAGTGCATCCGCGCGGCGCGCAAGGAGGGCTTCGAGCGCATCGCCGTCGTCTGCGGCGCCTGGCACCTGGGAGGCCTGCGGGCCGAAGTCACCGCGAAGGCCGACCAGGCGCTGCTCAAGGGCCTCCCCAAGCTCAAGGTCACGAGCACCTGGGTGCCGTGGACCTACCGGCACCTCGCGCGCGCGAGCGGCTATGGCGCCGGCATCCACTCGCCCGGCTGGTACGAGCACCTGTGGCTGAGCGGCCAGGAAGGCCCGGACGGTGAGCGCCGTCCTCGCGCGATCGGCTGGCTCGCCCGCGTCGCGCGGCTGATGCGCGAACGCGACCTCGACTGCTCCTCCGCCCATCTGATCGAGGCGGCCCGGCTCGCCGACACGCTGGCCGCGCTGCGGCAGCGGCCTGCGCCGGGCCTGGACGAACTGCACGAGGCGACGCGCACGGTCATGACGCTGGGCGACGACGCCGTGCTCGGCTTCATCCGCGATGAACTGGTCATCGGCGATCAACTGGGGAGCGTGCCGGCCGACGTGCCCACGGTGCCGCTGCAGCGCGATCTGGAACAGCTGCAGAAGTCGCTGCGCATGAAGCCCGAGGCGACGCAGAAGACGCTGGACCTCGACCTGCGCCAGCCCAACGATCTGGCGCGCAGCCATCTGCTGCATCGACTGCGACTGATCGACCTGCCGTGGGGCGAGATCGCGCGCACGGGCAAGTCCTCGCGCGGGACTTTCCATGAGATCTGGACGCTGCAATGGCAGCCGGAGTTCGCGCTGCGCCTGATCGAGGCGAGCCGCTGGGGCCAGTCGGTCGCGCACGCCGCGACGACCGCCGTGGCCGAGCGCTGCGGACAATCGGCGACCTTGGCCGCGCTGGCGGAACTCGTCGATCGCGTGCTGCTCGCCGACCTGCCGGACGCGGTGACGATCGCCTCGCGCGCGCTGCAGGACCACGCCGCGATCACGGGCGACGCCGACCAGCTGCTGGGCGCGTTGCCGCCGCTGGCCAACGTCTTCCGCTACGGCAACGTGAGGCAGACCGACGCGGCGATGGTGGGCGATGTCTTCGACGGCCTCGTGACGCGCGCGGCGATCAGCCTGCCGCTGATGGGCGATTCGCTGGACGAGGCCGCGTCGGAGCAGGTCCGCGACCGGCTCCTCGGCGCGCAGGCGGCGGTGCGGCTGCGCGATCCGGGCCGCCAGTCCGAGCCCTCGACGCAATGGCGCGCCGCCGTCGCGCAACTGGCCGGCCGCGAGGGCGCGCACGCGCTGCTGCGCGGCCTGTGCACGCGGCTGCTGCTGGACGACGGCCTGATCACGGCGGACGACGCGGGCACGGCGATCTCGCTGCAGCTGTCGCGCGCGGCGGAGCCGGCCAGGGCGGCGGCGTGGCTGGACGGCTTCCTCAACCGCAATGCCGTCGTGCTGCTGCATCACGACGGCGTCTGGCCGCTGGTCGACGCGTGGCTGAGCGGCCTCGACGACGAGCACTTCATCCGCGTGCTGCCGCTGGTGCGGCGCACCTTCGCGCACTTCGACGCGGGCGAGCGGCGCGACCTCGGTCAGCGCGCGGCGCGCAAGGGCGGCGGTGCGGGCGCCGTGACGGCCTCGGCGGAATGGGACGAAGCGCGCGCGGCGCTCCCGCTGCCGTTGCTGCGACTGATGCTGGGAGTGGACGCATGA